From the genome of Atribacterota bacterium:
AAAATATCTAATGCCTGGGTATCCTCCTCCAGGGCATATACCTCATGTTCAACATCAGGTGGAATAATTGCTCCCTGCCCTGCCTTTATTATCTGACTCTTCTCTCCGGAAACCATTCTCACTGAACCTTTTAGAATATAAGTGATTTGTTCATGGGGATGGTGGTGGCCGGGTATCACAGGGTCATCAGGGCCAAAATCAAACAAGGTCATCATTACATGGTCGTGTGCTACTGCTCTTAATTGCGAACTTTTTAATATTAGCTTTACTTTTAAATCATCCTTGCTAAAAAACTTTATTTCTTCCATTTTTTTCCTCCTTAAATTTCTTGATTTATAGATCTATAATTAAGGTATTAAGTTACAATACGAAAACTTAAAACAACATCGCAAATAAAAATAATATAAAACCTGAAATTTGAGATGAATAAGAAATAATTTCAGTGAATCTTACTCATCTTTTTACCTTTCTTTGTTAAGGAATAACCTAAAACCAGTTCCACCGCTTCTTGTTGGAAGGAAAAAGCAAGGGGTGGCATTTTCTCAATGTCAAAAAAGTCAGCACTTTCAGCATCATCACCAGCTTGCAAATTACCTCCGGTAATACTTACCTCATAAGTTATAATTATAACATGCCCGTATAAATTACT
Proteins encoded in this window:
- a CDS encoding cupin domain-containing protein; this encodes MEEIKFFSKDDLKVKLILKSSQLRAVAHDHVMMTLFDFGPDDPVIPGHHHPHEQITYILKGSVRMVSGEKSQIIKAGQGAIIPPDVEHEVYALEEDTQALDIFYPLREDYLS